A segment of the Thermocrinis sp. genome:
AATATTCTTTTCCTATACATGTTTTTGCCCATACTTTTTCTGAACTTGGCATCCTCTGTGGTGCTTCTTCAATCCACAAAGACTTTTTTAAGCTCCCAGCTTAAGGATGTGGCAAATAGAACGGAAAACCTAAAACAGAGCATTGAAAATCAGGAAAGGGAAATAGTAGAAATCTACAGGACTTTTTTTAGCTCCGTCTTAGAAAGGGGAGAAAATCCAGAGGATTATTCAAAAACTTTAAAACACATAAAAACCGTGTCAAAAACAGAAGGGTGCATAGAGCAGGAGACTGCAGATCTTTTTGTTATTTGCGTGGGAGAATACAGGATAGAGCTTGTTAAAGATAGGGCTTTGGAGAAAGGCTTAAATTCCTTATATGGGGTTTCAAGGGACCTTAGAAATCTTGTAAAGTCTAGGGATGTGATAGCGGGGATATACCTGTATTTTCTTGTACTTCTGTCTTTTGTTGCTTTGCTTGCATCCTTCTGGTTTGGCAACCTCGTAGCAAGGTACATAAGCATACCTCTGGAGGAACTGTCTTCAAAAACAAAGGAGATAGCAAAGGGTAGGTTTGACGTAAACTTAAAGGTTCCAAACACGGGGGATGAGATATCCCAATTAGCCCAGTCCCTTTCTTCTATGAAGGACGAGCTAAAGGCTTTTTATGAGCGATTGGAGAAGGAGAAGGAATTTCTGAAAAACTTGATAGAGAGCTTGCCAGTAGGTATAAGGTTTGTAAGCAAAGAGGGGGAAGTTTTGGAAAATAAAGCCTACCGTCAGATGGAAAAAGAGGGTCCTGAGATAAACCACACTCAGCTTGAAACTCCCTACGGCAGTATGCACATATACGAAGACTTAAGGCCCGTAATCATGGCAGAGAGGTTTAGAACGTGGCAGGACGCAGTAAAAAGGCTGGCTCATGAAATAAAAAATCCACTAACACCTATAGGACTTAACCTAGAAAGGCTGATTCTTTTGGCTCAAAAAGGAAAATTAACTCAGGATGAGGTTGTAAGGGTTTGCCAAATGCTACTTGAGGAGATAGAAAGGATAAAGTCTGCGGTAAATTACTTTAGGGACCTTTCTTACCACAAAGAGATAAAGATAGAGACCTTTGATCTGGCAGAGCTGATAAGGGACATGGGGAGACTGTATCCAAACTTGGAAATTCAAGTAATCGGAAGCCGCCTCGTTAAAGCAGACAAAAGCATGATAAAGGAGTGCTTTTTTAATCTTTTTAACAACAGCTTGGAGTGGGGGGCAAAGAAAGTAAGGGTGTTTATAACGGAAAAGGGATTTGCTTATGAGGATGACGGAAGGGGATTGGAAAAGGGACAAGAGGAGGGTATATTCTTACCTTTCCATTCTTCCAACCCACAAGGTATGGGTTTAGGCCTTGCGGTGGTCAAACACATTTTTCAAATGCACGGTTGGGAAATAAAGGTTATACCAGAGAAAGGAGGCTTTTATGCAGAGGTTTCATTCAACAGAGAGGGTAATATTTGAAGAATCCTTATAAAGTGGTTTTCCCATACAGTGTCTAACACGTCAGCAACTGCTTTTTCTTGCTCTTCTGGACTAAGCGCCTTAAAACTTTCCGACTTTACTCCCTTTTCGTGAAGCAAAAGGGGAACAAAAATCTTGCCCAACGAGTAAAACAGAAAGCAAAGCTCTTTCTCGGAAAGCTGGGACAGACCTCCAAAGGTTCTGTATGTTTTAAAAAAAGCCCAGTTTGTCCAAAAGAGCACATCTTGATCTTCCAGCCTCTTTTCGTATCCCCCTACGTGCATGCACGCCAAAGCTTTTAAAGACCGTTCATCTATTTCTGGATAAAGTTTGTTTATCTCACTTTCCCGTAAATAGCGAACCTTAGATTCTATATTTTCGTATTCCCTTAAAAAGCGTTCTTTCCACTCACCATACCTAAAAAACTCCCGAAAAAGAGTTTTCAACCGGGCTCCTCCGACTGTTCGTATTCAGGACAATTCAGAGTCATTAAATCCACTTCAGGTATATGCTCCTCTACCACGTTGTGATATCCACACACGAAGCACTCAACCACCACAGCATAACCAGAGTGAAGGTGCCCTATATCCCATCCACACAGAGGACACTCTCCTTCACCAGCTTTTAGAACATCTAACAACCTATTGCCGTTTTTTATCGCATTTTGAACGTTTTTTATCCTCTGTATTGCCCTCTTTAGCTCATCACTGTTCCACTCCGCACCGCAGTCCAAACACCTAAACTCCGCATAACTTCCTTCACTCAGAAGTTTTATAACTCTGCTTGAACCGCACCTGTCGTCTATACAACGGTTTCCTACCATTTTACTACCGAGTTTATCCAAAATAGCTTTGAAGTCTTCTTTGCCTAAGGCCATGGGTTTGTCTTTAACCTTATAGCCACAGCATTGACACTCCGCCTCTACCCTCGGATAGGGCTCGTCATACTCGCAAACCTTCAGGGCTATTCTCTTACAGTGCGGACAGAGCTCTAAATGAGTCAAGCATATCATAGCTTAAAAATTATATCTCCATTGGTTTGGTGGGGAAAGGTTGAAAGCTGTTTTGTAAGACCCCACCAGATCTCGTTCATTAAAAGCCAACCTTTCTTTGAAAGTCTCAACCTTTTCCCCTCCTCTACGAAAAATTCTCTCAAGCTTTCTGGAATAAACTTCAACATTTGCTTTGAAATTCCATACTTTGTCCTCAGAGCGACAAAAAGATAGTCTTTTATGAGATCTTCTCCTTCCAGGACTTCTTCCCTTTCCACAGGTCTTATGCCCTTTAGAACTGCCTTTTTGTAAGCTTGTATGTTTCGGTAGTTTCCAAACCTTCTTTTATTTACAAAGCTCCAAGCGGAAACTCCAAGTCCCAAAAATTCTCTGTGGGTCCAGTAAAGTAAGTTGTGCTTGCATTCATAACCCTCCTTTGCAAAGTTGCTTATCTCGTAATGGTCAAAGCCCATAGAGTTAAGCTCCTCCGAAAGGTAAAGAAACATCTCCTCCACTTTCTCATCGGAAGGAAGTTCTAAGTTTCCCTTTTTCCAAAGCTCACCAAAGAGAGTATCCTCGTATGGAGTTAGAAGGTAGGCAGAAAGATGGGTTATAGGCAGGTCTTTAATTATGTTTATCTCTTCCTTTAGGTCTTTTAGGCTTTGATTGGGGAGACCGTAAATTATGTCTATGCTTATGTTTTTAAAGCCTGAACGGTGGGTTTGCTCAATAACCTGAAGGCTCCTTTTTGGCGAGTGCTTCCTTCCCAAAAACTTCAGGTTTTTCTCCAAAAAGCTTTGAACTCCAAAGCTTAGGCGATTTACTCCTAAACTTAAAAGCTCCTGAAAGTCTTTCTCTTCGTAATCCTCCGGGTTGCACTCTATGGTTATCTCTTGGACACCTTTTAAGTCCAAGGATCTAAAAAACTTCTTCCAAAGTTTTGTGGGTACCAAAGAAGGTGTGCCACCACCAAAGTAAATGGTCTTTAGGTTAAAATCCAGCTCTTGGTAAAGATTTAGCTCCAGCTTTAGAAGCTCTAAGTATTCTTCCGATGGGTCGCTTACGAAAGAGACAAAATCACAGTATGGGCATTTGCTACTACAAAAAGGTATGTGAAAGTATAGTCCTTCAACCATTGGAAAAGTTTATGGGCTTGTTCCTGATTTCCCTTATTATTGATAAACTTATTCCAAACAATAAACTAAAGGTTAAAACTGCGCTTCCCCCGTAGCTAACAAAGGGCAAGGGCATTCCTACAATCGGCATCAGTCCCATGGTCATAGCAAAATTTACGAAAACCTGGAAGGCAAGCAAAGAACAGAAGGTCCCCAAAAACAGAACCTCTTCTTTTATGTCTGCCCTTTTAGTATAGCTAAAGGCTCTCCAAATTATAAGGAAAAAGGCGCTTATGAGCAAAAAGCCAACCAAAAAGCCCATCTCCTCCGCTATAACGGAAAATATAAAGTCAGTGTGTTTTTCTGGAAGAAAAAGCAGACGGGCTTGAGTTCCCTTCATAAAACCTTTTCCAAAAATACCACCCGAACCAACGGCTATAACGGACTGGATTAGCTGATAGCCACTACCCGCATAGTCTCGGTATGGATCAAAAACTGCAAGAATTCTTTCTTTTTGATAGTCCTTTAGAACGGTCCAAAGAAGAGGAGAGGAGATGATTAACCCAACGAAGGCTAAAATGTAGTATCTTATTTTTAGCCCCCAGAAGAAAAGAGCAGAGGCATAGATAATAAAGTAAGTTATGGTGGTCCCTAAATCCGGTTGTTTTAAAACAATGACCGATGGAATGGCAAAGGCTAAGGAAAGCATAAGAAACTCCTTACTCCAAAGTTTTTCTATCCTGCTCAGAGCATAAACACTTAAAAAAAGAAGAGAAAACTTCATAAACTCAGAGGGCTGTATGCTTATGGGACCAAGGTCTATCCACCTTTTGGCACCGTAGACTGTTTTCCCGACAAAGGGAACAAGGACAAGAAGCAGAAGATTAATTCCATAAACTACGGGTGCATATTCCAATAAAACCCTAAAATTCAACCTTGAGAAAAGTAGAATCAAAACCCATCCAAAGAGTATGTATAGGGCTTGCTTGAAAA
Coding sequences within it:
- a CDS encoding HAMP domain-containing protein; amino-acid sequence: MDKLKLFLPFFLFIVFFIGINIAFLDNLRKIWTVGFPLILLIINLDLLILILVFFLFFRKFIKTYLQTQKGKLRKRLSNILFLYMFLPILFLNLASSVVLLQSTKTFLSSQLKDVANRTENLKQSIENQEREIVEIYRTFFSSVLERGENPEDYSKTLKHIKTVSKTEGCIEQETADLFVICVGEYRIELVKDRALEKGLNSLYGVSRDLRNLVKSRDVIAGIYLYFLVLLSFVALLASFWFGNLVARYISIPLEELSSKTKEIAKGRFDVNLKVPNTGDEISQLAQSLSSMKDELKAFYERLEKEKEFLKNLIESLPVGIRFVSKEGEVLENKAYRQMEKEGPEINHTQLETPYGSMHIYEDLRPVIMAERFRTWQDAVKRLAHEIKNPLTPIGLNLERLILLAQKGKLTQDEVVRVCQMLLEEIERIKSAVNYFRDLSYHKEIKIETFDLAELIRDMGRLYPNLEIQVIGSRLVKADKSMIKECFFNLFNNSLEWGAKKVRVFITEKGFAYEDDGRGLEKGQEEGIFLPFHSSNPQGMGLGLAVVKHIFQMHGWEIKVIPEKGGFYAEVSFNREGNI
- the hemW gene encoding radical SAM family heme chaperone HemW, with amino-acid sequence MVEGLYFHIPFCSSKCPYCDFVSFVSDPSEEYLELLKLELNLYQELDFNLKTIYFGGGTPSLVPTKLWKKFFRSLDLKGVQEITIECNPEDYEEKDFQELLSLGVNRLSFGVQSFLEKNLKFLGRKHSPKRSLQVIEQTHRSGFKNISIDIIYGLPNQSLKDLKEEINIIKDLPITHLSAYLLTPYEDTLFGELWKKGNLELPSDEKVEEMFLYLSEELNSMGFDHYEISNFAKEGYECKHNLLYWTHREFLGLGVSAWSFVNKRRFGNYRNIQAYKKAVLKGIRPVEREEVLEGEDLIKDYLFVALRTKYGISKQMLKFIPESLREFFVEEGKRLRLSKKGWLLMNEIWWGLTKQLSTFPHQTNGDIIFKL
- the rodA gene encoding rod shape-determining protein RodA, which translates into the protein MVKFYITNLFKSLDLVVILSLLFISSIGLLGVYSATYSKDTSLLFFKQALYILFGWVLILLFSRLNFRVLLEYAPVVYGINLLLLVLVPFVGKTVYGAKRWIDLGPISIQPSEFMKFSLLFLSVYALSRIEKLWSKEFLMLSLAFAIPSVIVLKQPDLGTTITYFIIYASALFFWGLKIRYYILAFVGLIISSPLLWTVLKDYQKERILAVFDPYRDYAGSGYQLIQSVIAVGSGGIFGKGFMKGTQARLLFLPEKHTDFIFSVIAEEMGFLVGFLLISAFFLIIWRAFSYTKRADIKEEVLFLGTFCSLLAFQVFVNFAMTMGLMPIVGMPLPFVSYGGSAVLTFSLLFGISLSIIREIRNKPINFSNG